The sequence CGAACATCAGCAGCGCCGCGAAGGCGAGCCCGCTGCGCGCCGCCGGCTGATGCAGCCAGCCGAACAGCGTTTTCGTCCAATCGCGCTGCGCCCGTGCTTCCGGACTCGACCCCGCGCGGGCGGCCTCGCGAGACGCGAACGGCACGCCGAGGGCATCGAGCCGCACGGCCAGCTCGCCCTTCGCGACTTCCACGCGCGCGCCCTCGACCGAGGCCGGATCGCGCCGCTCGAACTCGGCCAGCATCCGCCGCATGGCCGCGAACTGCGGCAAGGATTCCGCGCGGCGCCGCTCGGGATCTTCCCCGGGAAGCGACAGGAGTCGCGCGAATTCGTCCGGGCTCAAGGGTTCGGCGTTCATCGGTTCTCCTCACGCGGGGGATGTGGATCCTCGAGCGCCTGGCGAAGCTTCCGGCGTGCGCGCTGAAGCAGCCCGCGGGCGCCCGAGGATCCATCCAGCCTCATCACTCGGGTGATGTCCTCCACACTCATGCCCTCCCAGCCGCGCAGCCAGAGCGCGGCTCGCTCATCATTGTCGAGCGAGTGTTCCATGGCCTCGAACACTCGTCGGCGCTCCTCCCCGCTCTCATACTCGGCCGCCGGTTCGAGCCCCGGCCCACCGAGCGAATCGGCATCGATTTCCGGATCGCGGAGCAGCGGCCTTTTGCGAACCTCGCTCACACATCGGTGATGGACGATGGTGAACAGCCACGCCGAAAATCGCCCGCGCGCCACGTATCGAGGCAACGCCTCGTACATCTTGAGCAGGCTGTCCTGCGCAAGATCGAGCGCCCGGTCGTGATCGCGCACCACTCGAAACGCCCAGGCATAGACCCTCCCCGACCATCGCTCGATCAGGATGCCGGCCGCGGCGCGACCGGGAGCGGATTCCGGCGACTTCTGGTACTCCGCCACCAGCTCCTCGTCGGTCGCGGCCGGCGCCGGCCCTCTGTCCGTCATGTGAACGAGGGTAGCCGGCCGAGGTCACAGCGCAAATTGCGTCACCCGGATCCCAATGTGTGGCAAGTCTGTGACCAGCCGGGCCCGCATCGGCTTCGGTTGAGGGGCGGCTCCGCGGAAGCGAGCCCGAGCGTCGCGACCGACGCCATGCCGGCCTCCCGAGAGCGATCCCGCGGGCCATCCCGCGGCCCGCAGCTGCGTTTCGAGGTGCGTCAGCGGGCCTTCGGCGCCGAAGCACCGCCCAGAAGCTCGACGCGCGTCTCCGGATCGCCGAGCAGCACGAACCCCGCCCAGTAGCGTGGCGCCGAATGGCCAGGCTGGGTGCGCACCTTGATTTCAGCCGCGTCGAGCGCCTCGCCCGCGTTCTTCCCCGCCGCCAGCGCCGCATAGAAGCCCTTCACCAGCTCGGCGGTCGTGCGATCCTCCACACGCCACTGCGAGCAGATCACGGCGCGCGCTCCGGCCTCGAGCCACGCTTCGGCCAGGCTCGGCAGCCCTTCGGGGCCATAGGCCTCGCCCATCGAGGTGCAGCCGGCCAGCATGCAGACTCGCGCCGGCATGTGGAAGGTGGCGATGCGGTCGGCGGTGAGATAGGCCTCCTCACCACTGCCGTGTCCGAGCAGGAACCCCGCGCGCCAGGGCGCCGCCGCCGGATTCCGGGTATGCGAGGAGAGGTGCAGGATTTCCGGAGTGCCCAGGTTCGCCAGCATTTCCTCGAGCGACCGCTGCCCATCGTTGTCGCGCACGCTGGCGTTCGGGAACTGCTTCCTGAGCCAGTCCGACTCGCCCGCGATCCCGTCCAGCCGCCGGCCATCGGAATCGGTCCAACGGCTCAGCACGACCAGCTTGTCGTGGAACGTCCGGCCGTGGGCCTCGGCGCGACCCTCGGCGAGCAGCGTGGCGGACGGCACGAACGCGACGCGGTGGCGGTCGGCGATCGCCCCTCCCTCGCCGGGCAGTCGAAGCGCCGCGAGCGGGTACTGGGCGAAATCCCCGGCCGAAAGCAGCAGGGTCCGGGCGCCACGGATGTCGCTCGCGAACGAGCCGAAGAGCTCGGCGCCCAGCTCGGCCGCGGGTCGGCCCAGGGCCTCGAGATCGGCTTCGGGAGCGCCGAGCAGGTCCCGCAGCCTGCGCAGTCGGGGATTCAGGCTCTGGCGCCCCGTCGCCCAGCCGGCGCGGGCGGAGGTCTTCGTCACCGCGAACACCAGGGTGGTCTCGGGCGCGGAATAGATGTCGAGCAGCAATTCCCCAGGGCGCAGCGTTTCCCGCTGAAGGCGTTCGAGGGTGACGCGGGGAACGACCGCCCGTCCCTCCGCGCCGCGCAGGCCATCCTCGAGCAGCCGCGAGCGGAATCTCTGGAGCGCGTTGAAGGCATCGGCGACCCGCGCCTGCTCGCTCGGACCTCGTGTGGGATCGAGCAGCAGCTCCCCGTATTGAACGAACATCCGGCCCGCGCCATGATCGAACTCCTCGCGCCACTCGGGATCGCTCGGCACCGCCCGGGTGGTTTCCCAGGCCTCGGCCGCGCGCGCGTAGTGCGCGGTCGCGCTGTCCCGGCGCCCGAGCGCGAGAAACGCCCGCGCGAGGCGGATCTCGTTTGCCGTCGCCGCGCCTCCCACGATGCCTCCCGTACGTCGCGTCCGAACGATGGCTTCGCGCAGGGGTGCCAGTGCCGCTTCGGGATCCCCGGCGGCGATCTCGGCTTCGCCGAGCGCGCTGAGCCGCATGGCCTGCGCGGCGGTGGTCGGCGGCGTGCGCCAGGTCGCGAGCACCTCGCGCATGAGACGTCGCGCCTCCTCGCCACGCCCGGAAGCCGACTCGAGCTCGGCCAGCATCGCGGCCGCGAAAACCGAACACTCGGCGGAGCCCGAATCGCGCATGCCCACCACCCACCGGAGCAGGGATTCCGCCCGCGCGCTGCGACCCAGGAACTGCTCGACGCGACCTTCTTCGGTGAGCGAGCGAAGCGCGCTATCCCAGGATCGAGCTGCCGCCGCGGTTCGCGCCACGCTGTCGAACAGCGCGATCGCCATGTCGTTGTGATTGAGCGCCGCCTCGCACAGCGCGACGTTGCGCAACGAGACCAGCTCGAGCTCGGTGCGTCCACGCGCGTGCTGGGCTGCCGCCGAAGCGCGGAACAACCGCTCCGCGCGCGACGGATCCCCGTACTGGAATTCCAGCGACCCGAGATCATTGATGGCAGCGGCCTCGTTGTACGTATCGCGCGAGGCTCGCGATTCGGCCAGCACGCGCTCGTACTCGAGCCGCGCCTCGTCGGCCCGCCCCTGCGCGAGCAGCGCGTTGGCGAGCCCGGCGCGAGCCGAGTGGAGCGCGCGGGTTTCGTGGGAGTCGGAGAGCAGCCTCAGCGCCCGCCGATAGCCCTCCTCCGCTTCGTGCGCCCGGCCCCGCTGGATCAGGAGGAACGACGTGCCGATCCACGCGAAGCCTTCTGCGGTCCGGAGCCGGGCCCGGCGCGCGAGTTTCAGCATCGCGTCGTAACTGCGGGAGGCCTCGGTGAACCGCTGGCGGGTCAGGTCCGCGTAGCCAATCGAGCGCAGTGCGAGACACCAGGAGAGCGTGTCACCGCACGAGGAGATGAACGGCAGCCAGGTCCGCGCGACCGCCTGCGCTTCGTCGAGCCGGTTCTCGAGGAAGCTCAGATTCCGTGACCGGAGCACCATCAGCACCATCAGGTGACCCGAGTCGTTCGCCGCGCTCGCGAAGGAGGCGAGCGAGTCGAGTCGTGCCGACGAGTCGCGATAGTTGATCGCGGCCAGGGAATCGAGCCGGGCCAGCTCGAGCGCGTGGACGCGGGACGGCCAGCTCGCGCGTGGCAGCGCCGGCGAAGAAGCCGCGACCAGCAGAGCGGCCGCCACGGCGGCCGCCGGCAAGACCACAAGGGGGAGTGGATGGGTTCGCGGGACGAGGGGCATGGAGCGCCGCAAAGGGCGCGCCCCTGGCGGCGGACCTCAGGGTAGCTGAATCGGACGCGCCTCGGTGGTGCCCTCGAGCACGCCCTGACGAAACGCCTCGACCCCGACCGAGACCCGGCCTCCGGAGGCCAGCCCCGCGGGCAGCGAATCGTGCCGCACCACCAGCTCGGTGGCCCCGCCCACGTCGACCCGAGCAATTTCGGTGAGGTCGAGACCGAGGAACACGACGCGATAGTCGTCGGCCCGCTCGAGCGGACTCCAGCTCAGCGTCACGCGGTCCGGTTCGGATTTCGGCTCCCGCAGCTCGAACGCCCCGCTGTCGACGACGGCGCGCACCGCTTCCGGCCGTGGCGAGCGACTGACCGCTCTCCAGGCCACACTTGCCACGATCGCGAGCGCGGCAAAGGCGATCGCGCCGCGCCCGATCGGCGTCGCCAGCGCCGCGCGCAGCGAATCGAGCCACGAACGGCGTTCCGCTCCGCGACCGGCGCCGCTCGTCATCGGCACGCCGTCACCCGACGGCGACTCGATGGCCGGCGCCGAAGACAACCGACGCTTCAGCTCGGCCCGCGCCGACTCCAGGTCGGGTCGATCCGACGGGGCGAT is a genomic window of Candidatus Sulfotelmatobacter sp. containing:
- a CDS encoding sigma-70 family RNA polymerase sigma factor; its protein translation is MTDRGPAPAATDEELVAEYQKSPESAPGRAAAGILIERWSGRVYAWAFRVVRDHDRALDLAQDSLLKMYEALPRYVARGRFSAWLFTIVHHRCVSEVRKRPLLRDPEIDADSLGGPGLEPAAEYESGEERRRVFEAMEHSLDNDERAALWLRGWEGMSVEDITRVMRLDGSSGARGLLQRARRKLRQALEDPHPPREENR
- a CDS encoding CHAT domain-containing protein, coding for MAAALLVAASSPALPRASWPSRVHALELARLDSLAAINYRDSSARLDSLASFASAANDSGHLMVLMVLRSRNLSFLENRLDEAQAVARTWLPFISSCGDTLSWCLALRSIGYADLTRQRFTEASRSYDAMLKLARRARLRTAEGFAWIGTSFLLIQRGRAHEAEEGYRRALRLLSDSHETRALHSARAGLANALLAQGRADEARLEYERVLAESRASRDTYNEAAAINDLGSLEFQYGDPSRAERLFRASAAAQHARGRTELELVSLRNVALCEAALNHNDMAIALFDSVARTAAAARSWDSALRSLTEEGRVEQFLGRSARAESLLRWVVGMRDSGSAECSVFAAAMLAELESASGRGEEARRLMREVLATWRTPPTTAAQAMRLSALGEAEIAAGDPEAALAPLREAIVRTRRTGGIVGGAATANEIRLARAFLALGRRDSATAHYARAAEAWETTRAVPSDPEWREEFDHGAGRMFVQYGELLLDPTRGPSEQARVADAFNALQRFRSRLLEDGLRGAEGRAVVPRVTLERLQRETLRPGELLLDIYSAPETTLVFAVTKTSARAGWATGRQSLNPRLRRLRDLLGAPEADLEALGRPAAELGAELFGSFASDIRGARTLLLSAGDFAQYPLAALRLPGEGGAIADRHRVAFVPSATLLAEGRAEAHGRTFHDKLVVLSRWTDSDGRRLDGIAGESDWLRKQFPNASVRDNDGQRSLEEMLANLGTPEILHLSSHTRNPAAAPWRAGFLLGHGSGEEAYLTADRIATFHMPARVCMLAGCTSMGEAYGPEGLPSLAEAWLEAGARAVICSQWRVEDRTTAELVKGFYAALAAGKNAGEALDAAEIKVRTQPGHSAPRYWAGFVLLGDPETRVELLGGASAPKAR